A section of the Cryobacterium soli genome encodes:
- a CDS encoding DoxX family protein, producing the protein MSSRTAPKAHPHTPLPTWSLVLRATFRIVLGVFLLLAGISHLTVNREAFLAQVPTWLPLDGDFVVLASGVVEIILGTALVALGRYRVYVGWIVAAFFVAIFPGNISQLVTHTDSFGLDTDLQRTIRLLFQPVLVLWALWSTGAWRAWRGYRAQKRAEQDAAPRSETIG; encoded by the coding sequence ATGAGCAGCCGCACCGCACCCAAGGCCCACCCGCACACTCCGCTGCCGACCTGGTCCCTTGTACTCCGGGCCACCTTCCGGATCGTGCTCGGAGTCTTCCTCCTCCTGGCCGGGATCAGCCACCTCACCGTGAACCGGGAGGCCTTCCTCGCCCAGGTGCCCACCTGGTTGCCGCTGGACGGCGACTTCGTCGTCCTCGCATCCGGTGTCGTCGAGATCATTCTCGGCACCGCGCTGGTGGCCTTGGGCCGGTACCGCGTCTACGTCGGCTGGATCGTCGCCGCGTTCTTCGTCGCGATCTTCCCCGGCAACATCTCCCAGCTGGTCACCCACACCGACTCGTTCGGCCTGGACACCGATCTCCAGCGCACCATCCGGCTGCTCTTCCAGCCTGTCCTGGTGCTCTGGGCCTTGTGGTCCACGGGCGCCTGGCGGGCCTGGCGCGGCTACCGCGCGCAGAAGCGTGCCGAGCAGGACGCCGCGCCGCGCTCAGAGACGATCGGCTGA
- a CDS encoding cation-translocating P-type ATPase: MTRAPGLSSEEAARRLAADGPNVLPRLARPSPLRALVRQFTHLLAVLLWVAAGLALLAGTPALAIAIVVVIVLNALFAFWQEYRADRSAERLRDLLPAETRVRRDGAQRTVDAGELVRGDVVLLRLGDRIAADMRLLEAHALTVDESMVTGESEAVHHDSGQTARAGTFVVQGDAEAEVTATGSATTLAEISALARAAIRPTSPLTLQLNRVVRVVAVIAVATGVGLGLAGLGIGLRPAEAFLFGVGVAVALVPEGLLPTVTLSLARGAQTMAEQQALVRRLDAVETLGATTFICTDKTGTLTQNKMSVVEAWTPQGVVTIDGAGYGPTATISGPPDATALLPGLAAAAVSCVTGRAVLRDGQWRPEGGPLDAAITALAHRSGWTEDLHQAIRRLPYTADRMMSSAVAAGRLSTLGAPESVFARCTDVPEAAHRELARMTARGQRVMAVAARDWPADTVPLGAESDLHLWGLLGLEDPPRPDVHEALTECRAADIRVIMVTGDHPSTAEAIARQVGLLGPGGTVIGPGLPESDADLGALLDHPEGAVVARVTPADKLRITHVLQARGHVVAMTGDGVNDAPALREADVGVAMGLSGSDVAREAADLVLLDDHFGTIVAAVRLGRATFANARRFLTYHLTDNVAELAPFAAWALTGGQFPLAIGVLQVLALDIGTDLLPAIALGVEPPSARVMQGRARTRTLIDRVLLWRAFGVLGPVEAVVSLVGFAAVLVAGGWTWGASVAPGLLAAASGTAFATIAVAQMANAFACRSETVPVWRLRPWGNRALLAAVGAELVLLVAFLGIPFVSALLGGSWPPPAAWAFPLLAAVLIVLADAGLKLLRSSLRRRARQIPQPA; the protein is encoded by the coding sequence GTGACACGGGCGCCCGGGCTCAGCTCGGAGGAGGCGGCCCGCCGGCTCGCCGCGGACGGACCCAATGTGCTGCCGCGTCTGGCCCGGCCATCACCGCTACGCGCCCTCGTGCGGCAATTCACCCATCTGCTGGCCGTGCTGCTCTGGGTGGCCGCCGGGCTGGCCCTTCTGGCCGGAACACCCGCACTGGCAATCGCCATCGTGGTGGTGATCGTGCTCAACGCGCTGTTCGCGTTCTGGCAGGAATACCGGGCCGACCGGTCCGCCGAACGGCTGCGTGACCTCCTGCCCGCCGAGACCCGGGTGCGCCGGGACGGCGCCCAGCGCACCGTCGACGCCGGCGAACTCGTGCGTGGAGACGTCGTGCTCCTGCGCCTGGGCGATCGCATCGCCGCCGATATGCGCCTCCTCGAGGCGCACGCGCTCACGGTGGACGAGTCGATGGTGACCGGGGAGAGCGAGGCCGTGCACCACGATTCCGGCCAGACGGCCCGCGCGGGCACCTTCGTGGTGCAGGGTGACGCAGAGGCCGAGGTGACGGCAACCGGTTCGGCGACGACGCTCGCCGAGATCAGCGCGCTTGCCCGCGCGGCCATCCGGCCGACCAGCCCGCTCACCCTCCAGCTCAACCGGGTGGTGCGCGTCGTGGCCGTCATCGCGGTGGCCACGGGGGTGGGGCTCGGCCTGGCGGGGCTCGGCATCGGGCTGCGACCGGCCGAGGCGTTCCTGTTCGGCGTCGGGGTGGCGGTGGCATTGGTTCCGGAAGGTCTGCTGCCCACCGTCACGCTGTCGCTGGCACGGGGCGCCCAGACGATGGCGGAGCAGCAGGCCCTGGTGCGCCGACTCGATGCCGTCGAGACTCTCGGCGCCACTACCTTCATCTGCACCGACAAGACCGGAACCCTCACGCAGAACAAGATGTCGGTGGTCGAGGCCTGGACGCCGCAGGGCGTGGTCACCATCGACGGGGCCGGCTACGGACCCACCGCCACGATCTCCGGGCCGCCGGACGCGACCGCGCTGCTGCCTGGCCTGGCGGCGGCGGCCGTGTCCTGCGTGACCGGACGGGCCGTGCTGCGCGACGGGCAATGGCGGCCGGAAGGTGGTCCGCTGGACGCCGCGATCACGGCCCTCGCCCATCGCAGCGGCTGGACAGAGGACCTGCACCAGGCCATCCGACGGTTGCCGTACACCGCAGACCGGATGATGAGCTCCGCCGTGGCCGCCGGACGGCTGAGCACGCTCGGGGCGCCGGAGAGCGTCTTCGCCCGGTGCACCGACGTGCCGGAGGCGGCCCATCGAGAGCTGGCCAGGATGACCGCCCGCGGTCAGCGGGTGATGGCGGTCGCCGCCCGGGACTGGCCGGCCGACACCGTGCCCCTGGGGGCCGAGTCCGACTTGCATCTATGGGGCCTGCTCGGGTTGGAGGACCCGCCCCGGCCCGACGTTCACGAGGCCCTCACCGAGTGCCGCGCCGCCGACATCCGGGTGATCATGGTCACCGGCGACCACCCGAGCACCGCCGAGGCGATCGCCCGGCAGGTGGGCCTGCTCGGGCCTGGCGGCACCGTGATCGGGCCGGGCCTGCCGGAATCCGACGCCGATCTCGGCGCCCTGCTCGATCACCCAGAGGGCGCCGTCGTGGCCCGCGTCACCCCGGCGGACAAGCTGCGGATCACCCACGTTCTGCAGGCCCGCGGCCACGTCGTGGCCATGACCGGCGACGGGGTGAACGACGCCCCCGCGCTGCGGGAGGCCGATGTGGGCGTGGCCATGGGGCTCAGCGGCAGCGACGTGGCGCGCGAGGCCGCCGACCTGGTGCTGCTGGACGACCACTTCGGCACCATCGTGGCGGCCGTGCGGCTCGGGCGGGCGACCTTCGCGAACGCGCGCCGGTTCCTCACCTACCACCTCACCGACAACGTGGCCGAGCTTGCGCCGTTCGCCGCGTGGGCGCTCACCGGCGGCCAGTTCCCGCTCGCCATCGGCGTGCTGCAGGTGCTCGCCCTCGACATCGGAACCGACCTGCTGCCCGCCATCGCGCTCGGCGTCGAGCCGCCCAGCGCCCGGGTGATGCAGGGCCGGGCACGCACTCGCACCCTGATCGACCGGGTCCTGCTCTGGCGAGCCTTCGGCGTGCTCGGTCCGGTCGAAGCCGTGGTGTCGCTGGTGGGATTCGCGGCGGTTCTCGTGGCCGGCGGCTGGACCTGGGGTGCGTCGGTGGCGCCCGGGCTCCTCGCGGCGGCCTCCGGTACGGCGTTCGCCACGATCGCGGTGGCCCAGATGGCGAACGCCTTCGCCTGCCGCAGCGAGACGGTTCCGGTGTGGCGGCTGCGCCCGTGGGGCAACCGGGCCCTTCTCGCCGCCGTGGGCGCAGAGCTGGTGCTGCTGGTCGCCTTCCTGGGCATCCCGTTCGTCAGCGCACTGCTCGGCGGCAGCTGGCCGCCTCCCGCCGCGTGGGCGTTCCCGCTGCTGGCCGCGGTGCTTATCGTGCTGGCCGACGCCGGGCTCAAGCTGCTGCGCAGCAGCCTGCGGCGGCGCGCCCGGCAGATCCCGCAGCCCGCCTAG
- a CDS encoding SDR family oxidoreductase — protein MPTTAFDLTGRLAVVTGASSGIGLAMAEGLAAAGADIIGVSGHLPDTGSEVARRVEGLGRRFTPLRADFADRAAVTALGGELAERRPDILVNNAGTIRRAPAIEHSDDFWDEVIAVNLSSQFVLSRAVGAGMVARGHGKIIFTASLLSFQGGVNVPGYTAAKSGVVGLVKALSNEWAGSGVNVNAIAPGYISTANTRALRDDAARSAAILERIPAGRWGEASDLAGAAVFLASSASDYVNGITLPVDGGWLGR, from the coding sequence ATGCCCACCACCGCCTTCGATCTCACCGGACGCCTCGCGGTCGTGACGGGGGCGAGCAGCGGCATCGGTCTGGCAATGGCCGAGGGGTTGGCGGCCGCTGGCGCCGACATCATCGGGGTGAGCGGCCACCTGCCCGACACCGGCAGCGAGGTCGCCCGCCGGGTGGAAGGCCTGGGCCGCCGGTTCACGCCGCTCAGGGCGGACTTCGCCGACAGAGCCGCGGTCACCGCCCTGGGCGGCGAGCTGGCCGAGCGTCGTCCGGACATTCTGGTCAACAATGCCGGCACCATCCGTCGGGCCCCGGCCATCGAGCACTCGGACGACTTCTGGGACGAGGTGATCGCGGTGAACCTGTCGTCGCAGTTCGTGCTCAGCCGGGCCGTCGGCGCCGGAATGGTGGCCCGCGGCCACGGCAAGATCATCTTCACGGCGTCCCTGCTCAGCTTTCAGGGCGGGGTGAATGTGCCCGGCTACACGGCGGCGAAGTCCGGCGTCGTCGGCCTGGTCAAGGCCTTGTCGAACGAATGGGCCGGGTCGGGTGTGAATGTGAATGCGATCGCTCCGGGGTACATCAGTACCGCGAACACCCGGGCCTTACGCGACGACGCGGCCCGCTCCGCCGCGATCCTGGAGCGCATCCCCGCAGGCCGGTGGGGCGAGGCGTCCGACCTGGCCGGCGCGGCGGTCTTCCTGGCCAGCAGCGCCTCCGACTACGTGAACGGCATCACACTGCCCGTCGACGGCGGCTGGCTCGGCCGGTAG
- a CDS encoding 1-phosphofructokinase family hexose kinase produces MDASRPTALRPILTLTVNPALDVSTSTPNVVGEHKLRCGRSRLDPGGGGINVSRVIQRLGGQTLAIYAAGGPTGDAYRRLIEAEGIPTLVVPIAGSTRESFTVDETATGKQFRFVLQGPELTEPEWRACLARVAESIPPHGYVVASGSLPPGVPDDFYARVARLAREHEARCIVDASGDALAEALTEGVFLVKPSARELGELLGHPLDSEESQINAASTLVERGSAEHVALTLGGAGAVLASSGGVLRLPVPRVLVQSTVGAGDSFLGAFVLRIAQGLDTRAAFRAAVAAGSATAMTPATELCHRVDVERLEAELALLPA; encoded by the coding sequence ATGGATGCCTCCAGACCGACAGCGCTGCGGCCGATACTCACACTCACCGTCAATCCCGCCCTCGACGTCAGCACCTCGACACCGAACGTCGTCGGTGAGCACAAGCTGCGCTGCGGGCGATCCCGCCTCGATCCGGGTGGCGGCGGCATCAACGTCTCGCGCGTCATCCAGCGGCTCGGCGGGCAGACCCTCGCGATCTACGCCGCCGGCGGACCCACCGGCGACGCCTACCGCAGGCTGATCGAGGCAGAGGGAATCCCCACCCTGGTCGTCCCCATCGCCGGCAGTACTCGCGAGAGCTTCACGGTCGACGAGACGGCCACGGGCAAACAGTTCCGCTTCGTGCTGCAGGGCCCCGAGCTCACCGAGCCCGAATGGCGCGCCTGCCTCGCCCGGGTGGCGGAGTCCATCCCCCCGCACGGCTATGTCGTGGCGAGCGGAAGCCTGCCTCCGGGAGTGCCGGACGATTTCTACGCCCGGGTGGCACGCCTGGCCCGCGAACACGAGGCACGCTGCATAGTGGATGCGTCGGGTGACGCCCTGGCCGAAGCCCTCACCGAGGGCGTCTTCCTGGTCAAGCCCAGCGCCCGCGAGCTCGGGGAACTGCTCGGGCACCCGCTCGACAGCGAGGAGAGCCAGATCAATGCGGCGAGTACCTTGGTGGAGCGCGGCTCCGCGGAGCATGTGGCACTCACCCTCGGCGGCGCCGGAGCGGTGCTCGCCTCCTCCGGCGGGGTCCTGCGCCTACCGGTCCCCCGGGTCCTGGTGCAGAGCACCGTGGGAGCCGGGGACAGCTTCCTTGGCGCGTTCGTGCTGCGCATCGCCCAGGGCCTGGACACTCGGGCGGCGTTCCGCGCCGCGGTGGCCGCCGGCAGCGCCACCGCCATGACGCCGGCCACCGAGCTCTGCCATCGCGTCGACGTGGAACGACTGGAGGCCGAACTCGCCCTGCTTCCGGCCTGA
- a CDS encoding NAD(P)H-hydrate epimerase: protein MAGARVLVLAGSGNNGADALYAAERLANRGALLCILPTSEHLHREALEAALAQGADLRPTGEPAEVIAGLAEAADLILDGILGTGTSASPALRGAARSIIAAILPVRSSEHPPLVVAVDLPSGIGVDDGSVPDPTVLPADLTVTFGGCKAGLLTRPAAGYAGRVVVADIGIGAELERIRRRDLA, encoded by the coding sequence GTGGCGGGTGCACGGGTTCTGGTTCTGGCCGGCTCGGGCAACAACGGTGCGGATGCGCTCTACGCCGCGGAACGCCTGGCGAACCGGGGCGCGCTCCTGTGCATCCTGCCGACGAGCGAGCACCTGCACCGGGAGGCGCTCGAAGCGGCTCTTGCGCAGGGCGCCGACCTGCGGCCCACCGGCGAGCCCGCCGAGGTCATCGCCGGGCTTGCGGAAGCTGCCGACCTCATCCTCGATGGCATCCTGGGCACCGGGACCAGCGCTTCTCCCGCGTTGCGCGGTGCGGCCCGGAGCATCATCGCCGCGATCCTTCCGGTGCGCTCCAGCGAACATCCGCCTCTCGTCGTGGCCGTGGACCTGCCCAGCGGCATCGGCGTCGACGATGGCAGCGTGCCCGACCCCACGGTCTTGCCCGCCGATCTCACGGTGACCTTCGGTGGGTGCAAGGCGGGGCTGCTCACCCGCCCGGCGGCCGGGTACGCGGGCCGGGTCGTCGTGGCCGACATCGGTATCGGCGCCGAACTGGAACGCATCCGCCGCCGGGACCTCGCCTGA
- a CDS encoding 3-methyladenine DNA glycosylase, which yields MPGYPASPAVDTALFNTAVFDAANWQAREAQHQDRADTLSLERRERAAAGRTHPVDDFLFTYYPFRPGLLRRWHPGSGARLRGAAGAERAGWKWYRTEGDDVLVDDAAFRDRNARSIRFIVTLLDRTAARPANFSCFGLHEWAMVYRQDEHRHVAPLRLGQGDTDDVVDAHNISCSHFDAFRFFTPAALDHNALQPTRENQPSLEQPGCLHAGMDVYKWVIKLGPLIPGELLLDSFELARDIRRLDMQASPYDLSEWGYAPVAIETPAGKAEYVRRQRDLADRSNALRARAIAAVGALPSDQPRV from the coding sequence GTGCCCGGATATCCAGCATCGCCAGCGGTCGACACCGCGTTGTTCAACACCGCGGTGTTCGATGCCGCGAACTGGCAGGCCCGCGAGGCACAGCACCAGGACCGTGCCGACACCCTCTCTCTCGAGCGCCGGGAACGCGCGGCCGCCGGCCGCACGCATCCGGTCGACGACTTCCTCTTCACCTATTACCCCTTCCGCCCCGGGCTGCTGCGCCGCTGGCATCCGGGCTCCGGGGCGCGTCTGCGCGGAGCGGCCGGCGCCGAACGTGCCGGGTGGAAGTGGTACCGCACCGAGGGGGACGACGTTCTCGTGGACGACGCGGCCTTCCGGGACAGGAACGCGCGCAGCATCCGCTTCATCGTGACCCTGCTCGACAGAACGGCCGCGCGACCGGCGAATTTCAGCTGCTTCGGTCTGCACGAGTGGGCGATGGTCTACCGGCAGGACGAACACCGGCATGTGGCCCCGCTGCGCCTGGGCCAGGGCGACACGGATGACGTCGTCGACGCCCACAACATCTCCTGCAGTCACTTCGACGCGTTCCGTTTCTTCACCCCGGCGGCGCTCGATCACAACGCCCTCCAGCCGACCCGTGAGAACCAGCCGAGCCTCGAGCAGCCCGGCTGCCTGCACGCCGGCATGGATGTCTACAAGTGGGTGATCAAACTGGGGCCGCTGATTCCCGGCGAGCTGCTCCTGGACAGCTTCGAGCTGGCGCGCGACATCCGCCGCCTCGACATGCAGGCGTCGCCGTACGACCTCTCCGAGTGGGGGTATGCCCCGGTCGCCATCGAGACGCCCGCGGGCAAGGCCGAGTACGTGCGCCGCCAGCGCGACCTGGCCGATCGCAGCAACGCGCTGCGCGCCCGCGCGATCGCGGCCGTCGGCGCGCTGCCGTCCGACCAGCCGCGGGTGTAG